A region of Lagenorhynchus albirostris chromosome 20, mLagAlb1.1, whole genome shotgun sequence DNA encodes the following proteins:
- the MPP2 gene encoding MAGUK p55 subfamily member 2 isoform X1 produces the protein MPVAATNSESAMQQVLDNLGSLPNATGAAELDLIFLRGIMESPIVRSLAKAHERLEETKLEAVRDNNLELVREILRDLARLAERSSAAAELVRILQEPHFQSLLETHDSVASKTYETPPPSPGLDPTFSNQPVPPDAVRMVGVRKTAGEHLGVTFRVEGGELVIARILHGGMVAQQGLLHVGDIIKEVNGQPVGSDPRALQELLRNASGSVILKILPSYQEPHLPRQVFVKCHFDYDPARDSLIPCKEAGLRFNAGDLLQIVNQDDANWWQACHVEGGSAGLIPSQLLEEKRKAFVKRDLELTPTSGTLCGSISGKKKKRMMYLTTKNAEFDRHELLIYEEVARMPPFRRKTLVLIGAQGVGRRSLKNRLIMWDPDRYGTTVPYTSRRPKDSEREGQGYSFVSRAEMEADIRAGRYLEHGEYEGNLYGTRIDSIRGVVAAGRVCVLDVNPQAVKVLRTAEFVPYVVFIEAPDFETLRAMNRTALESGVSTKQLTEADLRRTVEESSRIQRGYGHYFDLSLVNRNLERTFRELQAALEKLRTEPQWVPVSWVY, from the exons ATGCCAGTTGCCGCCACCAACTCTGAGTCTG CCATGCAGCAAGTCCTGGACAACCTGGGATCCCTCCCCAATGCCACAGGGGCAGCCGAACTGGACCTGATCTTCCTTCGAGGCATTATGGAAAGTCCTATAGTGAGATCCCTGGCCAAG gcccacGAGCGGCTGGAGGAGACGAAGCTGGAGGCCGTGCGGGACAACAACCTAGAGCTGGTGCGGGAGATCCTGCGGGACCTGGCGCGGCTGGCCGAGCGGAGCAGCGCGGCGGCGGAGCTGGTCCGCATCCTCCAGGAGCCCCACTTCCAG TCCCTTCTGGAGACGCACGACTCTGTGGCCTCAAAGACCTATGAGACACcgccccccagccctggcctggaCCCCACGTTCAGCAACCAGCCCGTGCCTCCTGACGCAGTGCGCATGGTGGGCGTCCGCAAGACGGCTGGAGAGCATCTG GGCGTGACATTCCGCGTGGAGGGTGGCGAGTTGGTGATCGCACGCATTCTGCATGGGGGCATGGTGGCTCAGCAAGGCCTACTGCACGTGGGCGACATCATCAAGGAGGTGAACGGGCAGCCGGTGGGCAGCGACCCCCGCGCGCTGCAGGAGCTCCTGCGCAACGCCAGCGGCAGCGTTATCCTCAAGATCCTGCCCAGCTACCAGGAGCCCCATCTGCCCCGCCAG GTATTTGTGAAATGCCACTTTGACTATGACCCAGCCAGAGACAGCCTTATCCCCTGCAAGGAAGCCGGCCTGCGCTTCAATGCTGGGGACCTGCTTCAGATTGTAAACCAGGACGACGCCAACTGGTGGCAG GCGTGCCACGTAGAAGGGGGCAGCGCTGGGCTCATCCCCAGTCAGCTCCTAGAGGAGAAGCGGAAAGCCTTTGTCAAGCGGGACCTGGAGCTGACACCCACCTCAG GGACCCTGTGCGGCAgcatttcaggaaagaaaaagaagcgaATGATGTATTTGACCACCAAGAATGCAG AGTTTGACCGCCATGAGTTGCTCATTTATGAGGAGGTGGCCCGCATGCCCCCCTTCCGCCGGAAAACCCTGGTGCTCATCGGGGCTCAGGGTGTGGGCCGGCGCAGCCTGAAGAACAGACTCATCATGTGGGATCCGGATCGCTATGGCACCACAGTGCCCT ACACGTCCCGGAGGCCCAAGGACTCAGAACGGGAAGGCCAGGGTTACAGCTTTGTGTCCCGTGCGGAGATGGAGGCTGACATCCGTGCTGGGCGATACCTGGAACATGGTGAATACGAGGGCAACCTGTATGGCACACGTATCGACTCCATCCGGGGCGTGGTCGCTGCCGGCCGGGTGTGTGTGCTGGATGTCAACCCCCAG GCAGTGAAGGTCCTGAGAACAGCTGAGTTTGTCCCTTATGTGGTGTTCATTGAGGCCCCTGACTTTGAGACCCTGCGAGCCATGAACCGGACGGCGCTGGAGAGTGGGGTGTCCACCAAGCAGCTCACG GAGGCGGACCTGAGACGGACAGTGGAGGAGAGCAGCCGTATCCAGAGGGGCTACGGGCATTACTTCGACCTCAGTCTGGTCAATAGGAACCTGGAGAGGACCTTCCGTGAACTCCAGGCCGCCCTGGAGAAGCTGCGCACGGAGCCCCAGTGGGTGCCCGTCAGCTGGGTGTACTGA
- the MPP2 gene encoding MAGUK p55 subfamily member 2 isoform X3, which translates to MAGSPGCGASLEGISLGSSEEAELRREAMQQVLDNLGSLPNATGAAELDLIFLRGIMESPIVRSLAKAHERLEETKLEAVRDNNLELVREILRDLARLAERSSAAAELVRILQEPHFQSLLETHDSVASKTYETPPPSPGLDPTFSNQPVPPDAVRMVGVRKTAGEHLGVTFRVEGGELVIARILHGGMVAQQGLLHVGDIIKEVNGQPVGSDPRALQELLRNASGSVILKILPSYQEPHLPRQVFVKCHFDYDPARDSLIPCKEAGLRFNAGDLLQIVNQDDANWWQACHVEGGSAGLIPSQLLEEKRKAFVKRDLELTPTSGTLCGSISGKKKKRMMYLTTKNAEFDRHELLIYEEVARMPPFRRKTLVLIGAQGVGRRSLKNRLIMWDPDRYGTTVPYTSRRPKDSEREGQGYSFVSRAEMEADIRAGRYLEHGEYEGNLYGTRIDSIRGVVAAGRVCVLDVNPQAVKVLRTAEFVPYVVFIEAPDFETLRAMNRTALESGVSTKQLTEADLRRTVEESSRIQRGYGHYFDLSLVNRNLERTFRELQAALEKLRTEPQCPSLRAEPCPGVSESPP; encoded by the exons ATGGCCGGCAGCCCGGGCTGCGGGGCCTCTTTGGAGGGTATATCCCTGGGCTCCTCTGAGGAAGCCGAGCTCCGGAGGGAAG CCATGCAGCAAGTCCTGGACAACCTGGGATCCCTCCCCAATGCCACAGGGGCAGCCGAACTGGACCTGATCTTCCTTCGAGGCATTATGGAAAGTCCTATAGTGAGATCCCTGGCCAAG gcccacGAGCGGCTGGAGGAGACGAAGCTGGAGGCCGTGCGGGACAACAACCTAGAGCTGGTGCGGGAGATCCTGCGGGACCTGGCGCGGCTGGCCGAGCGGAGCAGCGCGGCGGCGGAGCTGGTCCGCATCCTCCAGGAGCCCCACTTCCAG TCCCTTCTGGAGACGCACGACTCTGTGGCCTCAAAGACCTATGAGACACcgccccccagccctggcctggaCCCCACGTTCAGCAACCAGCCCGTGCCTCCTGACGCAGTGCGCATGGTGGGCGTCCGCAAGACGGCTGGAGAGCATCTG GGCGTGACATTCCGCGTGGAGGGTGGCGAGTTGGTGATCGCACGCATTCTGCATGGGGGCATGGTGGCTCAGCAAGGCCTACTGCACGTGGGCGACATCATCAAGGAGGTGAACGGGCAGCCGGTGGGCAGCGACCCCCGCGCGCTGCAGGAGCTCCTGCGCAACGCCAGCGGCAGCGTTATCCTCAAGATCCTGCCCAGCTACCAGGAGCCCCATCTGCCCCGCCAG GTATTTGTGAAATGCCACTTTGACTATGACCCAGCCAGAGACAGCCTTATCCCCTGCAAGGAAGCCGGCCTGCGCTTCAATGCTGGGGACCTGCTTCAGATTGTAAACCAGGACGACGCCAACTGGTGGCAG GCGTGCCACGTAGAAGGGGGCAGCGCTGGGCTCATCCCCAGTCAGCTCCTAGAGGAGAAGCGGAAAGCCTTTGTCAAGCGGGACCTGGAGCTGACACCCACCTCAG GGACCCTGTGCGGCAgcatttcaggaaagaaaaagaagcgaATGATGTATTTGACCACCAAGAATGCAG AGTTTGACCGCCATGAGTTGCTCATTTATGAGGAGGTGGCCCGCATGCCCCCCTTCCGCCGGAAAACCCTGGTGCTCATCGGGGCTCAGGGTGTGGGCCGGCGCAGCCTGAAGAACAGACTCATCATGTGGGATCCGGATCGCTATGGCACCACAGTGCCCT ACACGTCCCGGAGGCCCAAGGACTCAGAACGGGAAGGCCAGGGTTACAGCTTTGTGTCCCGTGCGGAGATGGAGGCTGACATCCGTGCTGGGCGATACCTGGAACATGGTGAATACGAGGGCAACCTGTATGGCACACGTATCGACTCCATCCGGGGCGTGGTCGCTGCCGGCCGGGTGTGTGTGCTGGATGTCAACCCCCAG GCAGTGAAGGTCCTGAGAACAGCTGAGTTTGTCCCTTATGTGGTGTTCATTGAGGCCCCTGACTTTGAGACCCTGCGAGCCATGAACCGGACGGCGCTGGAGAGTGGGGTGTCCACCAAGCAGCTCACG GAGGCGGACCTGAGACGGACAGTGGAGGAGAGCAGCCGTATCCAGAGGGGCTACGGGCATTACTTCGACCTCAGTCTGGTCAATAGGAACCTGGAGAGGACCTTCCGTGAACTCCAGGCCGCCCTGGAGAAGCTGCGCACGGAGCCCCA ATGTCCCTCGCTGAGGGCCGAGCCGTGCCCCGGAGTGTCGGAGTCGCCTCCATAA
- the MPP2 gene encoding MAGUK p55 subfamily member 2 isoform X6 translates to MAGSPGCGASLEGISLGSSEEAELRREAMQQVLDNLGSLPNATGAAELDLIFLRGIMESPIVRSLAKAHERLEETKLEAVRDNNLELVREILRDLARLAERSSAAAELVRILQEPHFQSLLETHDSVASKTYETPPPSPGLDPTFSNQPVPPDAVRMVGVRKTAGEHLGVTFRVEGGELVIARILHGGMVAQQGLLHVGDIIKEVNGQPVGSDPRALQELLRNASGSVILKILPSYQEPHLPRQVFVKCHFDYDPARDSLIPCKEAGLRFNAGDLLQIVNQDDANWWQACHVEGGSAGLIPSQLLEEKRKAFVKRDLELTPTSGTLCGSISGKKKKRMMYLTTKNAEFDRHELLIYEEVARMPPFRRKTLVLIGAQGVGRRSLKNRLIMWDPDRYGTTVPYTSRRPKDSEREGQGYSFVSRAEMEADIRAGRYLEHGEYEGNLYGTRIDSIRGVVAAGRVCVLDVNPQAVKVLRTAEFVPYVVFIEAPDFETLRAMNRTALESGVSTKQLTEADLRRTVEESSRIQRGYGHYFDLSLVNRNLERTFRELQAALEKLRTEPQWVPVSWVY, encoded by the exons ATGGCCGGCAGCCCGGGCTGCGGGGCCTCTTTGGAGGGTATATCCCTGGGCTCCTCTGAGGAAGCCGAGCTCCGGAGGGAAG CCATGCAGCAAGTCCTGGACAACCTGGGATCCCTCCCCAATGCCACAGGGGCAGCCGAACTGGACCTGATCTTCCTTCGAGGCATTATGGAAAGTCCTATAGTGAGATCCCTGGCCAAG gcccacGAGCGGCTGGAGGAGACGAAGCTGGAGGCCGTGCGGGACAACAACCTAGAGCTGGTGCGGGAGATCCTGCGGGACCTGGCGCGGCTGGCCGAGCGGAGCAGCGCGGCGGCGGAGCTGGTCCGCATCCTCCAGGAGCCCCACTTCCAG TCCCTTCTGGAGACGCACGACTCTGTGGCCTCAAAGACCTATGAGACACcgccccccagccctggcctggaCCCCACGTTCAGCAACCAGCCCGTGCCTCCTGACGCAGTGCGCATGGTGGGCGTCCGCAAGACGGCTGGAGAGCATCTG GGCGTGACATTCCGCGTGGAGGGTGGCGAGTTGGTGATCGCACGCATTCTGCATGGGGGCATGGTGGCTCAGCAAGGCCTACTGCACGTGGGCGACATCATCAAGGAGGTGAACGGGCAGCCGGTGGGCAGCGACCCCCGCGCGCTGCAGGAGCTCCTGCGCAACGCCAGCGGCAGCGTTATCCTCAAGATCCTGCCCAGCTACCAGGAGCCCCATCTGCCCCGCCAG GTATTTGTGAAATGCCACTTTGACTATGACCCAGCCAGAGACAGCCTTATCCCCTGCAAGGAAGCCGGCCTGCGCTTCAATGCTGGGGACCTGCTTCAGATTGTAAACCAGGACGACGCCAACTGGTGGCAG GCGTGCCACGTAGAAGGGGGCAGCGCTGGGCTCATCCCCAGTCAGCTCCTAGAGGAGAAGCGGAAAGCCTTTGTCAAGCGGGACCTGGAGCTGACACCCACCTCAG GGACCCTGTGCGGCAgcatttcaggaaagaaaaagaagcgaATGATGTATTTGACCACCAAGAATGCAG AGTTTGACCGCCATGAGTTGCTCATTTATGAGGAGGTGGCCCGCATGCCCCCCTTCCGCCGGAAAACCCTGGTGCTCATCGGGGCTCAGGGTGTGGGCCGGCGCAGCCTGAAGAACAGACTCATCATGTGGGATCCGGATCGCTATGGCACCACAGTGCCCT ACACGTCCCGGAGGCCCAAGGACTCAGAACGGGAAGGCCAGGGTTACAGCTTTGTGTCCCGTGCGGAGATGGAGGCTGACATCCGTGCTGGGCGATACCTGGAACATGGTGAATACGAGGGCAACCTGTATGGCACACGTATCGACTCCATCCGGGGCGTGGTCGCTGCCGGCCGGGTGTGTGTGCTGGATGTCAACCCCCAG GCAGTGAAGGTCCTGAGAACAGCTGAGTTTGTCCCTTATGTGGTGTTCATTGAGGCCCCTGACTTTGAGACCCTGCGAGCCATGAACCGGACGGCGCTGGAGAGTGGGGTGTCCACCAAGCAGCTCACG GAGGCGGACCTGAGACGGACAGTGGAGGAGAGCAGCCGTATCCAGAGGGGCTACGGGCATTACTTCGACCTCAGTCTGGTCAATAGGAACCTGGAGAGGACCTTCCGTGAACTCCAGGCCGCCCTGGAGAAGCTGCGCACGGAGCCCCAGTGGGTGCCCGTCAGCTGGGTGTACTGA
- the MPP2 gene encoding MAGUK p55 subfamily member 2 isoform X8 codes for MAGSPGCGASLEGISLGSSEEAELRREAMQQVLDNLGSLPNATGAAELDLIFLRGIMESPIVRSLAKAHERLEETKLEAVRDNNLELVREILRDLARLAERSSAAAELVRILQEPHFQSLLETHDSVASKTYETPPPSPGLDPTFSNQPVPPDAVRMVGVRKTAGEHLGVTFRVEGGELVIARILHGGMVAQQGLLHVGDIIKEVNGQPVGSDPRALQELLRNASGSVILKILPSYQEPHLPRQVFVKCHFDYDPARDSLIPCKEAGLRFNAGDLLQIVNQDDANWWQACHVEGGSAGLIPSQLLEEKRKAFVKRDLELTPTSGTLCGSISGKKKKRMMYLTTKNAEFDRHELLIYEEVARMPPFRRKTLVLIGAQGVGRRSLKNRLIMWDPDRYGTTVPYTSRRPKDSEREGQGYSFVSRAEMEADIRAGRYLEHGEYEGNLYGTRIDSIRGVVAAGRVCVLDVNPQAVKVLRTAEFVPYVVFIEAPDFETLRAMNRTALESGVSTKQLTPLPMGN; via the exons ATGGCCGGCAGCCCGGGCTGCGGGGCCTCTTTGGAGGGTATATCCCTGGGCTCCTCTGAGGAAGCCGAGCTCCGGAGGGAAG CCATGCAGCAAGTCCTGGACAACCTGGGATCCCTCCCCAATGCCACAGGGGCAGCCGAACTGGACCTGATCTTCCTTCGAGGCATTATGGAAAGTCCTATAGTGAGATCCCTGGCCAAG gcccacGAGCGGCTGGAGGAGACGAAGCTGGAGGCCGTGCGGGACAACAACCTAGAGCTGGTGCGGGAGATCCTGCGGGACCTGGCGCGGCTGGCCGAGCGGAGCAGCGCGGCGGCGGAGCTGGTCCGCATCCTCCAGGAGCCCCACTTCCAG TCCCTTCTGGAGACGCACGACTCTGTGGCCTCAAAGACCTATGAGACACcgccccccagccctggcctggaCCCCACGTTCAGCAACCAGCCCGTGCCTCCTGACGCAGTGCGCATGGTGGGCGTCCGCAAGACGGCTGGAGAGCATCTG GGCGTGACATTCCGCGTGGAGGGTGGCGAGTTGGTGATCGCACGCATTCTGCATGGGGGCATGGTGGCTCAGCAAGGCCTACTGCACGTGGGCGACATCATCAAGGAGGTGAACGGGCAGCCGGTGGGCAGCGACCCCCGCGCGCTGCAGGAGCTCCTGCGCAACGCCAGCGGCAGCGTTATCCTCAAGATCCTGCCCAGCTACCAGGAGCCCCATCTGCCCCGCCAG GTATTTGTGAAATGCCACTTTGACTATGACCCAGCCAGAGACAGCCTTATCCCCTGCAAGGAAGCCGGCCTGCGCTTCAATGCTGGGGACCTGCTTCAGATTGTAAACCAGGACGACGCCAACTGGTGGCAG GCGTGCCACGTAGAAGGGGGCAGCGCTGGGCTCATCCCCAGTCAGCTCCTAGAGGAGAAGCGGAAAGCCTTTGTCAAGCGGGACCTGGAGCTGACACCCACCTCAG GGACCCTGTGCGGCAgcatttcaggaaagaaaaagaagcgaATGATGTATTTGACCACCAAGAATGCAG AGTTTGACCGCCATGAGTTGCTCATTTATGAGGAGGTGGCCCGCATGCCCCCCTTCCGCCGGAAAACCCTGGTGCTCATCGGGGCTCAGGGTGTGGGCCGGCGCAGCCTGAAGAACAGACTCATCATGTGGGATCCGGATCGCTATGGCACCACAGTGCCCT ACACGTCCCGGAGGCCCAAGGACTCAGAACGGGAAGGCCAGGGTTACAGCTTTGTGTCCCGTGCGGAGATGGAGGCTGACATCCGTGCTGGGCGATACCTGGAACATGGTGAATACGAGGGCAACCTGTATGGCACACGTATCGACTCCATCCGGGGCGTGGTCGCTGCCGGCCGGGTGTGTGTGCTGGATGTCAACCCCCAG GCAGTGAAGGTCCTGAGAACAGCTGAGTTTGTCCCTTATGTGGTGTTCATTGAGGCCCCTGACTTTGAGACCCTGCGAGCCATGAACCGGACGGCGCTGGAGAGTGGGGTGTCCACCAAGCAGCTCACG CCGTTGCCCATGGGTAACTGA